Sequence from the Sphingomonas sp. SORGH_AS_0950 genome:
GATGCGCCCGCCGCACGGCGTCTGGGCGCATATCTGCGGCATCGACCTGGTCCGGACCGGCCCGGACGATTTCTTCGTGCTGGAGGACAATGCCCGCACCCCCTCCGGCGTCAGCTATATGCTCGAAAATCGCGAGGCGATGCTGCGCCTCTGCCCCGAGCTGTTCCGCCAGTTCCGGGTGGCGGCGGTCGACAGCTATCCCGACCGGCTGCTCGCCACGATGAAGTCGGTCGCGCCGCACGGCGTGGCCGAACCGACCTGCGTCGTGCTGACGCCGGGCCATTACAATTCCGCCTATTACGAGCACAGCTTCCTGGCCGATTCGATGGGGATCGAGCTGGTCGAGGCGGCCGATCTGGTGGTGGACGACGACATCGTCTGGATGCGCACCATCGCGGGCCGGGTGAAGGTCGATGTCATCTATCGCCGGGTCGATGACGATTTCCTCGATCCCTTGGTCTTCCGTCCCGATTCGATGCTGGGCGTGCCGGGCCTGATCGCGGCCTATGCGGCGGGCAATGTCGCGATCCTCAACGCGCCGGGCAACGGTATCGCCGACGACAAGGCGATCTACAGCTATATGCCCGATATCGTCCGCTATTATTCGGGTGCCGAGCCCAAGCTGAAGAATGTCGAGACCTGGCGCTGTCGCGAGCCCGAGGCGCTGGCCTATGTGCTCGACCATCTGGACGAACTGGTCGTCAAGCTGGTCGACGGGTCGGGCGGCTATGGCATGCTGGTCGGCCCGACCGCGACAAAGGCGCAGATCGAGCATTTCCGCGCCGCGCTGATCGCCGAGCCGCACCGCTATATCGCGCAGCCGACGCTGGCGCTGTCGACCGTGCCGACGCTGGTCGAAAGCGGGGTCGCGCCGCGCCATGTCGATTTCCGCCCCTTCGTCCTGACCGGCCGCAACGGGGTTGAGGTGACGCCCGGCGGCCTGACCCGTGTCGCCCTTCGGGAAGGCTCGCTGGTCGTCAATTCCAGCCAGGGCGGCGGCACCAAGGACAGTTTCGTCCTGCTCCACCCCGAACCCGATAGCTGGGTGCAGGTGCAGGGCCAGCAGTCGCAGATCCAGACGCAGGGGGTGCGCTGATGCTGTCGCGGACCGCATCCTCGCTCTACTGGCTGGGGCGTTATTTCGAACGGGCGGACTTCATCGCCCGACTGGTCGAGGCGACCGTCCGGCTCGACGTGCTGTCGCCGCGATCGGCGGGGCTGGCCGCCTGGGGATCGGCGCTGGCCGTCACCGATACCGCCAGCGCCTTTGCCGATGGCGGGCGCGAACTGCGTCGGCGCGAGGTTGCGCGTTTCCTGACGGTCGAGAGCTGCCATCCCGGCTCGATCGTCCGTTGCGTCGACATGGCGCGGACGAATGCGCGCGCGGTCCGTACCGCGCTGACCCGTGAGGCCTGGAGCGCGATCAACCGGGCTTGGCTGCATTTCGAGGCCAAGCCCGCCGCCGACGATCCCACCGCCGTCCTCGGCCTGGTCGAGGCGGTGAAGAACGAGACGCGCGGGTTCGAGGGTGCGGTCCACCGGATGCTGCGCAACCAGACGACATGGTTCATCCGGTTGGGCCAGGCGGTCGAGCGCGCGGACAACACCGCGCGGCTGCTCGACGTCAAATACCACATCCTGCTTCCGGCGGGCGAGCGGATCGGCGGCGTCGTCGATCGCGACCAGTGGACGACGATCCTCCAGACCGTCTCCGCCGTCACCGCCTATCGCTGGCTTTATTCCGACGGGTTGAAGCCCGCCAATGTGATCGACCTGCTGATCGCGCGCACCGAGCTGCCGCGCAGCCTGGCGGCGTCGGTCGAGGAAACGGTGGACGTGCTGGGGCAATTGGCCCGGCGAACGGGGCAGCATGGGGAAGCGGATCGTATGGCGAGGGTGCGCGCAAACCGGATGGGCAAGACGCGGTCGGGCGACGTGATCGCGGGCGGGCTTCACCAATATCTCGAAGCCTTTATCCAGGAGAATGCCCAGCTGCACGGCGCCATCGGCCGTCAGTTCAAGTTCGCCTGATGCGTATCGCCATCGAGCATCAGATCACCCACCGCGTCCAAGGGCGCGGCGGGGCGATCGCCCAGATGCTGCGCCTGACACCGGGCAACAGCGACGACCAGACGGTCGGGCACTGGCGGATCGATGTCGACTGCGACGCGCGGCTGCGCCCCGGCCAGGACGGGTTCGGCAATGCGGTGACGATGCTCTATATCGAGGGGCCGGTCGAACAGGTGACGATCACCGCCAGCGGCGACGTGCTGACCAGCGACGCGCATGGCGTGGTCCATGGCACCATCGAGACGCTGCCGCCCGCGCTGTTCCTGCGCGCGACCCCCGCGACCCCGCAGGACGCGGCGATCGCCGCCTTCGCTCGCGAGGTGACGCAGGACACGGACGGGCCGCTCGCCGCGCTCCATGCGCTGAACGCGGCCTTGCACCGGCGCTTTGCGGACAAGGTCGGGCCGGGGGCGGCCGATGCGGGGCAGGCCTTCGCCGCGGACGCGGTCGGGGCGTGCGATCTGGCGCATATCTTTTGCGTGGCGGCGCGGTCGCTGGCGATCCCGGCCCGCTTCGTCTCGGGCTTCGCGCTGCTCGACGGCACGACCAGCGCGCATTGCTGGGCCGAGGCGCATGTCGAGGGGCTGGGCTGGATCGGGTTCGATCCCAGCATCGGCCTCAGCCCGCAGGACCGCCATGTCCGGGTCGCGGTGGCGCTCGATGCGGCAGGTGCCGCGCCGGTGGCGGGCGAGGCGTGGAGTGACCGGGTTCCCACGGCCGCCGCGAGCCAGTAGGATATAAGCCCGACCCTCCCCTGAAGGAGAGGGGAGGTGCGGTCCGCTATGCCTCGCCCGCCTCGATCGCGGTCTCGACCGCGGGCGGGCCGGAGGCATCGGGATTGTCGGCATGGAGCGGCGCCCAGCCGCGCGGGCCCAGCGCCTCCAGCGGCTGGTAGCGGGTCTTGTACATCATCCGTGCCGACCCCTTCACCCAATAGCCCAGATAGACATAGGGCAGGTCGGCCGCGCGGGCGCGCAGGATATGGTCCATGATGATGAAATTGCCCAGGCCGGGCCGCGTCGCATCCTGCGTCTCAAAGAAGCTGTAGATCATCGACAGCCCGTCGCCCTGCCGATCGGTCAGGCAGGCCCCCAGCAACCGCCCGCGCTGCCCTTGCGGACCGGCGGGTTCGCGATATTCGATCAGCATCGACTTGACCGGCGACAGCTCGACCATGTCGGCATAGTCGCTTTCGTCCATCGTGGTCATGCCGCCCCCCGGATGCCGCTCGCCCAGATAGCGGCGCAGCAGGTCGAACTGCTCGGCGGTCGCCCAGGGCTGGCAGGCGGTCACCTCCAGATCGGCGTGGCGGCGGAGCAGCTTGCGCTGGGTGGCGTTGGGGCGAAACCCCGTGCTGAGCACCCGAACCGAGACACAGGCGGTGCATCCGGCGCAGGAGGGGCGATAGGCGACCCCCTGGCTGCGGCGAAAGCCGATCCGGCTCAGCGCCTCGTTCAGCTCGTCGGCATGTTCGCCGTTGAGCTCGGTAAACACCTTCCGCTCCTCGCGCCCCGGCAGATAGGGGCAGGGCGCCGGGCTGGTGACGAAAAAGCGCGGAAAACGAAAGGGCGCAGTCACCGCCGGGCAGTTCCTTCAGGAGGGGAGAAGCACATGTCTAGCGATCTTCCCGCCCGATGGGATGGGGGTATCGTCGTACGGAAACGGGACGGTCGGCCGGGACATCGCCGACCCGGCCGCCATCCGGATCACGCGAGTTCGACCTGCGTCGTCTCGTAACCCGCCGCGCGCAACGCCTCGATCAGCCGGTGCAGGTGGAGCGCGTCGCGCGTCTCGCACTCGATATCGGTGATCAGCCCCTTGGCGGGCAAAGTGGTGAAGACGCGCTGGTGATAGACCTCGATGATGTTCACCCGCTCGTGGTCGAAGATACGTGCGACGTTGAACAGCGCGCCCGGCTGGTCCTGCAACCGGATGCGCAGCCGCGCCAGCCGCCCGGAGCGGGCGAGGTCGCGCAGCAGCACGTTGGCGAGCAGGCGCGTGTCGATATTGCCGCCGCACAACACGATGCCGACCGTCTTGCCCCGGAAGCGTTCAGGGTAGGACATCAGCGCGGCCAGCCCCGCCGCCCCGGCGCCTTCGACCACCGTCTTCTCGATCTGGAGCAGCGCGCTGACCGATTCCTCCAGATGGCGTTCATCGACCAGCAGGATCTCTCGGACCAGCTGTGCCACCATCTGCGAGGTCAGGCCGCCCGGCTGCTTGACCGCGATCCCTTCGGCCAGCGTATCACCCGCGCAGGGAAGGGCGGTGCCGTTCAGATGATTGTACATCGAGGGGAACAGCTGGGCCTGCACGCCGACCACCTCGACCGGCGGGGCGGCCGCCGCCGCGACCGTGGCCATGCCCGAGATCAGCCCGCCGCCGCCGATCGGCACGATCAGCGTGTCGATGTCGGGCGCATCCTCCAGCATTTCGAGGGCGACGGTGCCTTGCCCTGCGATGGTGCGGGGATCGTCGAAGGGATGGACGAAGGTATAGCCGCGCTCGGCCTCCAGCACGCGGGCATGGGCATAGGCGGCGTCGAAGGTGTCGCCCTCCAGCACCACGGTCGCGCCGTGCCCTTCGGTCTGGACGACCTTCACGATGGGGGTGGTACGCGGCATCACGATGGTGGCGGGCACGCCCAGCCGGTTGGCGTGATAGGCCAGGCCCTGCGCATGATTGCCCGCCGAGGCGGCGATCACGCCCTTGGCGCGCGCTTCGTCGGACAGTTGCAGCAGCGTGTTGAGCGCGCCGCGTTCCTTATAGGCGGCGGTGAACTGGAGATTCTCGAACTTCAGATAGACGGTCGCGCCGGTCAGCTGGGACAGGGTCCGGCTGATCAGGGTCGGCGTGCGGATGATCCGGTCCGAAATCCGTGCATGGGCGGCGCGGACATCGTCGATCGTGACGATGGGCGCGGCCGATACAGGGACGGAGGACGGGATTTCCGAAGCGGCCTCTGGGGCGGTGCGAGTTACCATGGATCAGGCCGTAGCCGATCGGGGGCGGGAGGTGAACCGTTTCGGTGGGGAATGTGCTGCGGGTACGGGGCGGCCCCCTTCTTCTCCCCTCCCGCAGGCGGGAGGGGCCGGGGGAGGGCATCGAGTCTCACCGAGACCATCGCTCGTGGCGTTCCCTCCCCCATCCCCTCCCGCCTGCGGGAGGGGCGTGCCTGGGGCTGGCCGTGTGCGCCGCCGCAAGCTTCTTGCCTTCTACGGGCGGGAGGGGTTGGGGAGGGCAACGGTGTCTCACCGAAACCATACCTCGAAGGAACGCCCCGCCACTGTTGCATTGCGGCATCGCCGCTCAGGCGAATCGTGCCCGAATGCAACAAGCGCCCGGCACCTGCGTTGCTGGCCTTTTGGGGCCATGCTAGGGCGTCGCGATGATCACAGGGTTGCCACGGATGTCGCCGATGATCCGCTCCGTCTCCGGCACGATCGCCCAGTCATGAGCGTCGCACCGACCGGGATCGCCACCACCGCGACCGAAGAATCCCATTCCCACCATCCCCAGGGGCTGGGGCGCCTGGCGCTGGGGGCGATCGGGGTCGTCTTCGGCGACATCGGCACCAGCCCGCTTTACGCCTTTCGCGAGACCTTCGCGAACCCGCACCACCCGCTGCCGCTCGACAATGCGCATATTCTGGGCGTCATCAGCCTGATCTTCTGGTCGATGATGATCGTCGTGTCGGTCAAATATGTCGCGATCATCATGCGCGCCGACAACCGGGGCGAGGGGGGCAGCCTGGCGCTGCTCGCGCTCGTGTCGGGGCAGACCAAGACGCGGCGCTGGTCGCGCGGGATCGTGCTGCTCGGCGTCTTCGCCACCGCGCTCTTCTATGGCGACAGCATGATCACCCCCGCCGTCACGGTGCTGGGCGCGGTCGAGGGCCTGGCGGTCGCCGCCCCCGCCTTTGGCAGCTTCGTCCTGCCGATCGCGATCACGATCCTGATCGTGCTGTTCAAGATCCAGCGTTCGGGGACCGAGCGGGTTGGGCTGTTCTTCGGGCCCGTCATGCTCGTCTATTTCACCGCCATCGCGGTGCTGGGCATCATGAGCTTCGTGCAGACGCCCGAGGTGCTGTTCGCGCTGTCCCCGCATTATGCGGCGCAATTCTTCCTGATCGAGCCGGTGCGCGGCTTCCTGGCGCTGGGTTCGGTGGTGCTGGCGGTGACGGGGGCCGAGGCGCTCTATGCCGATATGGGCCATTTCGGGCGGCGGCCGATCGGCCTGTCCTGGCTGGTCTTCGTGCTGCCCGCGCTGATGCTGAACTATATGGGGCAGGGGGCGCTGCTGGTCCGCGAGGGCGCGGCGGCGCTGGAGAGCCCCTTCTACATGCTGGCGCCCGAGGGGTTGCAGCTTCCCCTCGTCATCCTCGCCACCGCCGCCGCCGTGATCGCCAGTCAGGCGGTCATTACCGGCGCGTTCTCGGTCACGCAGCAGGCGATCCAGCTGGGCTTCATGCCGCGCCTGCGGATCGAGCATACATCGGCCGCGACCGCGGGTCAGATCTACATCCCGCTCATCAACTGGATGCTGATGGTGATGGTGATCCTGCTGGTGCTGTTCTTCCGCTCCTCGTCCAACCTGACCTCGGCCTATGGGATCGCGGTGACGGGGGCGATGCTGATCGACACCTGCCTGCTGGGCGTCGCGCTGACCCGGTTGTGGAAATGGCCGCTCTATGCCGCGCTGCCGCTCCTCGGCCTGTTCTTCCTGGTCGATGGCGCCTATTTCCTCGCCAACCTGACCAAGGTGCCGTCGGGCGGCTGGTTCCCGCTGCTGGTCGGCTTCATCATCTTCACCTTCCTGACCTCCTGGTCGACGGGGCGCAAGCTGATGATCCAGCGGTTGCGCGAAGGGACGATGCCGATCCACATCTTCATCGATTCGGCCGCCGGCGCCGCCAGCCGGGTGCCCGGCACCGCGATCTTCATGACCTCCTCGCCCGAGGGGGTGCCGCACGCGCTGCTCCACAACCTCAAGCACAACAAGGTGCTGCACGAGCGGATCATCCTGCTGACCGTCAAGATCATGAGCCAGCCCTATTGGGCCGAGGGCGAGCGCGCCAAGCTGGACGATCTGGGACATGGTTTCCACCGACTGGTGCTGCGCTTCGGCTTCATGGAAGAGGCCGATGTCCCGTCGGCGCTCAAGCGGGTCGAGATGGCGGGCGGCGCGTTCAAGATGATGGACACCAGCTTCTTCCTGTCGCGCCAGACGCTGCTCGCCGCCGAGCGGCCGGGCATGTCGGTGTGGCGTGAGAAGCTGTTCTCCTGGATGCTGCGCAACGCCGAGAGCGCGATGGAATTCTTCCGCCTGCCCACCAACCGCGTGGTCGAGCTGGGCAGTCAGGTCGAGATTTGAGCGGCGAGCCAGCCTCCATCCCAGCCCCGATCATCGTCACCGCGCTGTTCGGGCGCGCCGACCAGGGCTGGTTCGACGGCTTGCGCCGCCAGCATTTCCCGCCCGAGCGCAACGTGCTCGATGCGCATTGCACGATGTTCCACCACCTGCCCCCCTCGGGCGAGGCGGAGCTGAAGCATCGGCTGAACGGCCTGACGCGGGGGCAGCGGGCGCCTCAGGCGCGGGCGGGCGGACTGATGTCGCTGGGCCGGGGCGTCGCGATTCGGATCGAATCGCCCGGACTGGTCGCGATCCGGCACGAACTGGCCGACGCCTTTGCCGGGATGCTGACGCCGCAGGACGCGGGCGGCTGGCGCGCGCATGTGACGATCCAGAACAAGGTCACGCCCGCCACTGCCAAGCTGCTCCTCCAGCAGATGGAGCGCGATTTCCGCCCGCGCGAGGTGGAGGTGATCGGGCTGGGGGCCTGGTGGTATCGCGGCGGCCCCTGGGAAATGCTTTCGCGTCATTTGTTCGCTTGACGCCCGAAAATAGCCTGTCTATAGGCGCGCCTCCACCGGGTGGAACGCCTAGCATGGCGAAGTAGCTCAGCTGGTTAGAGCAGCGGAATCATAATCCGCGTGTCGGGGGTTCAAGTCCCTCCTTCGCTACCACCCGGTGTATTTCCTTCTTCAAAATGACGCGGATGGCCAGGCCTCCGATGTCTCCAGTCCTGGCTTTCCGGATTGGCACGCGACGCTGACGCCGAGCGTCCTTTATCCCGCCAGTATCGAACGTGCCCCAAAGACCCGTGGCGTTGCGGACGCCGGAAACCGGGTCCCGCCATGTGCGATGATGCCCATTCCAGCGCATGATTATTGGGCAAGCGAGAGTGCGTTGGATGCCCATGCGA
This genomic interval carries:
- a CDS encoding circularly permuted type 2 ATP-grasp protein; translation: MGTIAAFDEIMGGSGAVASRPELSALHRWLDTTPDTELRRRQQAAEATFRQLGITFAVYGESDAAERIIPFDIVPRVFLPDEWARLSEGLVQRVEAINAFLDDIYGERKILRDGILPPDLIFGNPQFRPEIAGMRPPHGVWAHICGIDLVRTGPDDFFVLEDNARTPSGVSYMLENREAMLRLCPELFRQFRVAAVDSYPDRLLATMKSVAPHGVAEPTCVVLTPGHYNSAYYEHSFLADSMGIELVEAADLVVDDDIVWMRTIAGRVKVDVIYRRVDDDFLDPLVFRPDSMLGVPGLIAAYAAGNVAILNAPGNGIADDKAIYSYMPDIVRYYSGAEPKLKNVETWRCREPEALAYVLDHLDELVVKLVDGSGGYGMLVGPTATKAQIEHFRAALIAEPHRYIAQPTLALSTVPTLVESGVAPRHVDFRPFVLTGRNGVEVTPGGLTRVALREGSLVVNSSQGGGTKDSFVLLHPEPDSWVQVQGQQSQIQTQGVR
- a CDS encoding 2'-5' RNA ligase family protein: MSGEPASIPAPIIVTALFGRADQGWFDGLRRQHFPPERNVLDAHCTMFHHLPPSGEAELKHRLNGLTRGQRAPQARAGGLMSLGRGVAIRIESPGLVAIRHELADAFAGMLTPQDAGGWRAHVTIQNKVTPATAKLLLQQMERDFRPREVEVIGLGAWWYRGGPWEMLSRHLFA
- a CDS encoding transglutaminase family protein encodes the protein MRIAIEHQITHRVQGRGGAIAQMLRLTPGNSDDQTVGHWRIDVDCDARLRPGQDGFGNAVTMLYIEGPVEQVTITASGDVLTSDAHGVVHGTIETLPPALFLRATPATPQDAAIAAFAREVTQDTDGPLAALHALNAALHRRFADKVGPGAADAGQAFAADAVGACDLAHIFCVAARSLAIPARFVSGFALLDGTTSAHCWAEAHVEGLGWIGFDPSIGLSPQDRHVRVAVALDAAGAAPVAGEAWSDRVPTAAASQ
- a CDS encoding potassium transporter Kup; the protein is MSVAPTGIATTATEESHSHHPQGLGRLALGAIGVVFGDIGTSPLYAFRETFANPHHPLPLDNAHILGVISLIFWSMMIVVSVKYVAIIMRADNRGEGGSLALLALVSGQTKTRRWSRGIVLLGVFATALFYGDSMITPAVTVLGAVEGLAVAAPAFGSFVLPIAITILIVLFKIQRSGTERVGLFFGPVMLVYFTAIAVLGIMSFVQTPEVLFALSPHYAAQFFLIEPVRGFLALGSVVLAVTGAEALYADMGHFGRRPIGLSWLVFVLPALMLNYMGQGALLVREGAAALESPFYMLAPEGLQLPLVILATAAAVIASQAVITGAFSVTQQAIQLGFMPRLRIEHTSAATAGQIYIPLINWMLMVMVILLVLFFRSSSNLTSAYGIAVTGAMLIDTCLLGVALTRLWKWPLYAALPLLGLFFLVDGAYFLANLTKVPSGGWFPLLVGFIIFTFLTSWSTGRKLMIQRLREGTMPIHIFIDSAAGAASRVPGTAIFMTSSPEGVPHALLHNLKHNKVLHERIILLTVKIMSQPYWAEGERAKLDDLGHGFHRLVLRFGFMEEADVPSALKRVEMAGGAFKMMDTSFFLSRQTLLAAERPGMSVWREKLFSWMLRNAESAMEFFRLPTNRVVELGSQVEI
- a CDS encoding alpha-E domain-containing protein, with protein sequence MLSRTASSLYWLGRYFERADFIARLVEATVRLDVLSPRSAGLAAWGSALAVTDTASAFADGGRELRRREVARFLTVESCHPGSIVRCVDMARTNARAVRTALTREAWSAINRAWLHFEAKPAADDPTAVLGLVEAVKNETRGFEGAVHRMLRNQTTWFIRLGQAVERADNTARLLDVKYHILLPAGERIGGVVDRDQWTTILQTVSAVTAYRWLYSDGLKPANVIDLLIARTELPRSLAASVEETVDVLGQLARRTGQHGEADRMARVRANRMGKTRSGDVIAGGLHQYLEAFIQENAQLHGAIGRQFKFA
- a CDS encoding arginyltransferase, with the protein product MTAPFRFPRFFVTSPAPCPYLPGREERKVFTELNGEHADELNEALSRIGFRRSQGVAYRPSCAGCTACVSVRVLSTGFRPNATQRKLLRRHADLEVTACQPWATAEQFDLLRRYLGERHPGGGMTTMDESDYADMVELSPVKSMLIEYREPAGPQGQRGRLLGACLTDRQGDGLSMIYSFFETQDATRPGLGNFIIMDHILRARAADLPYVYLGYWVKGSARMMYKTRYQPLEALGPRGWAPLHADNPDASGPPAVETAIEAGEA
- a CDS encoding threonine ammonia-lyase, which translates into the protein MVTRTAPEAASEIPSSVPVSAAPIVTIDDVRAAHARISDRIIRTPTLISRTLSQLTGATVYLKFENLQFTAAYKERGALNTLLQLSDEARAKGVIAASAGNHAQGLAYHANRLGVPATIVMPRTTPIVKVVQTEGHGATVVLEGDTFDAAYAHARVLEAERGYTFVHPFDDPRTIAGQGTVALEMLEDAPDIDTLIVPIGGGGLISGMATVAAAAAPPVEVVGVQAQLFPSMYNHLNGTALPCAGDTLAEGIAVKQPGGLTSQMVAQLVREILLVDERHLEESVSALLQIEKTVVEGAGAAGLAALMSYPERFRGKTVGIVLCGGNIDTRLLANVLLRDLARSGRLARLRIRLQDQPGALFNVARIFDHERVNIIEVYHQRVFTTLPAKGLITDIECETRDALHLHRLIEALRAAGYETTQVELA